One Pseudorhodoplanes sinuspersici DNA segment encodes these proteins:
- a CDS encoding MazG-like family protein yields the protein MSDFTTLRAANRARQHEWDKNGGISIEYRCNELAGEMGEACNVIKKLERERLGIRGSRATVGQLAEELADVVICVDLIAMGRSAVVPLNTGYPVGFGSAAHAGAELAKQVGWLCDAVLDSEFDVLETRCLLVVRTAYALADIYGIDLDGAIVRKFNATSEKVGLSTRLLEAAA from the coding sequence GTGAGCGACTTTACCACGCTTCGGGCGGCAAACCGTGCCCGTCAGCATGAATGGGACAAGAACGGCGGCATCTCGATCGAGTACCGCTGCAACGAACTCGCCGGTGAGATGGGCGAGGCCTGCAACGTGATCAAGAAGCTGGAGCGCGAGCGTCTCGGCATTCGGGGGTCGCGTGCAACTGTCGGTCAATTGGCGGAAGAACTCGCCGATGTGGTGATCTGTGTCGACTTGATCGCGATGGGGCGGAGCGCTGTCGTTCCGCTCAACACCGGCTATCCGGTCGGGTTTGGCTCGGCCGCCCATGCCGGCGCCGAATTGGCCAAGCAAGTGGGATGGCTGTGCGATGCCGTCCTAGATAGTGAATTTGATGTTCTGGAAACGCGGTGCCTGCTTGTTGTCCGGACCGCTTATGCGCTGGCCGATATTTACGGCATCGATCTTGATGGGGCGATCGTCCGAAAGTTCAACGCGACGTCGGAGAAGGTCGGCCTCAGCACGCGGCTGTTGGAGGCTGCGGCATGA
- the dnaN gene encoding DNA polymerase III subunit beta, whose product MAAVIGRTKHGKSVPILAHILLNAEGQKLRLTGNDLQACSIVEMPCEVSEPGAFTIPGDRLNKLVSGLPTGGQIKIEADDKSAKVRAGRSIYTFAGLPAADFPPAFELRDAQEITLTGKQLQRLLKIPAPAISQEQSRPHICGLFLHHEKGRILACATDGHTLIRTSVEVDIPRFDGIIIPDEACSEIVRLAGDGDVTLRVSSTLIEAESGKRRFVSKIVDATFPDYLPVIPQSAPVPFTVEVSDIDEAITRLAAAGEAERAATIRISWERDSDRILISRRTEFGEGNEEIACDCTGRDAGEIAFQSGYVRRLIEASGGKIARLHFDGPGDPARITSPDDADFVSVIMPCRA is encoded by the coding sequence TTGGCGGCCGTCATCGGCCGAACCAAGCACGGCAAGAGCGTTCCGATCCTTGCTCACATACTTCTCAACGCAGAAGGGCAGAAGCTTCGCCTGACAGGCAACGATCTGCAGGCCTGCAGCATTGTCGAGATGCCGTGCGAGGTCAGCGAGCCCGGCGCGTTCACGATTCCCGGCGACCGTCTTAACAAACTTGTATCGGGTCTGCCTACGGGTGGTCAGATCAAAATCGAAGCCGACGACAAGAGCGCGAAGGTGCGCGCCGGCCGCTCCATCTATACCTTCGCAGGCCTTCCCGCTGCTGACTTCCCGCCCGCTTTCGAATTGAGAGATGCGCAGGAAATCACGCTCACCGGGAAGCAATTACAGCGCCTGCTTAAGATACCCGCACCGGCAATTTCTCAGGAGCAATCCCGCCCGCATATTTGCGGGCTATTCCTCCATCACGAAAAGGGCCGCATCCTGGCCTGCGCGACGGATGGCCATACGCTAATACGCACCAGCGTCGAAGTCGATATCCCGCGTTTCGATGGCATTATTATTCCTGATGAGGCCTGCTCCGAGATTGTCCGGTTAGCCGGCGATGGCGACGTGACGCTCCGCGTGTCTTCGACCCTCATTGAGGCAGAATCCGGCAAGAGACGCTTTGTCAGCAAAATTGTGGATGCGACGTTCCCGGACTATCTGCCCGTCATTCCGCAGTCAGCACCGGTGCCGTTCACAGTTGAGGTTTCGGACATTGATGAGGCCATCACGCGTCTTGCGGCCGCTGGCGAAGCTGAGCGAGCCGCCACAATCCGGATCTCTTGGGAAAGGGATTCGGACCGAATCCTCATCAGCCGCCGCACCGAATTTGGTGAAGGCAATGAGGAAATCGCTTGCGATTGCACGGGCCGTGATGCCGGAGAGATTGCGTTCCAATCCGGTTACGTGCGCAGGCTGATCGAGGCATCAGGCGGCAAGATAGCGCGGCTGCATTTCGACGGCCCCGGCGACCCTGCGCGGATCACAAGCCCGGATGATGCCGATTTCGTCTCCGTCATCATGCCATGCCGAGCGTGA
- a CDS encoding helix-turn-helix domain-containing protein has translation MPQTISTRNDLRQPEIFLLEIVRQNRGLVPCLMGKTTDDENREIFLGGWLKLFGLKTVRAAEIAGCSQSYISNISGGRRSDVNALYLLRLSDRLGVTVNDFFVPPPSESDPTSFIDISAKARESVIKRWQQIREHESEKPAKKRAGARR, from the coding sequence ATGCCGCAAACTATTTCCACTAGAAATGATTTGCGTCAACCTGAAATATTTCTGTTGGAAATAGTTCGTCAGAACAGAGGCTTAGTACCATGCCTCATGGGGAAAACGACAGACGACGAGAACCGTGAAATCTTTTTGGGTGGATGGCTAAAGCTGTTCGGCCTGAAAACCGTGCGGGCAGCCGAGATCGCTGGATGCTCCCAATCGTACATTTCGAATATTTCCGGCGGCCGCCGCAGCGACGTTAATGCTTTGTATTTGCTGCGGCTTTCTGATCGGCTTGGCGTAACCGTAAATGACTTCTTTGTCCCCCCTCCGTCGGAATCCGACCCGACATCGTTCATCGATATCTCTGCGAAGGCGCGAGAATCAGTCATCAAACGGTGGCAGCAAATAAGAGAACACGAGTCGGAGAAGCCAGCTAAAAAACGTGCTGGCGCAAGACGATAG
- a CDS encoding helix-turn-helix domain-containing protein, giving the protein MTESHPMLRWADENGKTVADMATAGGCSESHLRNIFAGRKEASLGLAKRLSEFSGGVVPMDAFLRPEPAEVRV; this is encoded by the coding sequence ATGACTGAATCGCATCCCATGCTTCGCTGGGCGGATGAAAACGGCAAAACGGTTGCCGATATGGCGACCGCTGGTGGCTGCTCGGAATCGCATCTTCGCAATATTTTTGCTGGTCGTAAGGAAGCCTCTCTTGGTTTGGCCAAACGCTTGAGTGAGTTCTCGGGCGGCGTTGTCCCGATGGACGCTTTCTTGCGTCCTGAGCCCGCAGAGGTGCGGGTATGA